The genomic segment GAACGCGCCAGCACCGCCACGACCCGCCGGAAGGCCGGCCGCCACCGCGGCGAGGGCCAGTGGGGCGTCGGGCACCACACCCCGCTCAACGGCAACGAGCAGTTCAAGAAGGACGACGACGGTCTCAATGTGCGGACACGCATTGAGACGATCTACGCCAAGGCCGGTTTCGACTCCATCGACCCCACGGACCTCCGCGGCCGGATGCGCTGGTGGGGCCTCTACACCCAGCGCCGCCCCGGGATCGACGGCGGCAAGACCGCCGTCCTGGAGCCCGAGGAGCTGGAGGACAAGTACTTCATGCTGCGGGTCCGCGTCGACGGCGGACGCCTGACCACCGCTCAGCTCCGCGCCATCGGCGAGGTGTCGGAGAGCTACGCCCGCGGCACCGCCGACATCACCGACCGGCAGAACGTCCAGCTGCACTGGGTCCGCATCGAGGACGTCCCCGCCATCTGGGAGAAGCTGGAGGCCGTCGGGCTGTCGACCACCGAGGCCTGCGGCGACTGCCCCCGCGTGATCATCGGCTCCCCGGTGGCCGGCATCGCCGCCGACGAGATCATCGACGGCACCCCCGCCGTGGAGGAGATCCACCGCCGCTACATCGGCAGCAAGGAGTTCTCCAACCTGCCGCGCAAGTTCAAGACCGCGGTCTCCGGCTCCCCGGTCCAGGACGTCGTCCACGAGATCAACGACATCGCCTTCGTCGGCGTCGACCACCCCGAGCACGGCCCGGGGTTCGACCTCTGGGTGGGCGGCGGGCTGTCCACCAACCCCAAGCTCGCCCAGCGCCTCGGCGCCTGGGTGCCGCTGGACGAGGTCCCGGACGTCTGGGCCGGTGTCACCGGCATCTTCCGCGACTACGGCTACCGCCGCCTCCGCAACCGCGCCCGGCTGAAGTTCCTCGTCGCCGACTGGGGCACCGAGAAGTTCCGGCAGGTGCTGGAGGACGAGTACCTGAAGCGGAAGCTCACGGACGGCCCCGCCCCGCCGGAGCCCTCCACCCAGTGGCGCGACCACGTCGGCGTCCACCGGCAGCACGACGGCCGCTACTACGTGGGCTTCGCCCCGCGCGTCGGCCGCGTCGACGGCGCCACCCTCACCCGCCTCGCCGACCTGGCGGCCGCCCACGGCTCGGACCGGCTCAACACCACCGTCGAACAGAAGATGATCATCCTCGACGTGGAGAAGGACCGGATCGACTCCCTCGTCTCCGGTCTGGAGGAGCTCGGCTTCCAGGTCAGCCCCTCGCCGTTCCGGCGCGGTGTCATCGCCTGCACCGGCATCGAGTTCTGCAAGCTCGCCATCGTCGAGACCAAGGCGCGCGGCATCTCCCTCATCGAGGAACTCGAGGCCCGGATGCCGGACTTCGAGGAGCCGGTGACCATCAACATCAACGGCTGCCCCAACGCCTGCGCCCGCATCCAGACCGCCGACATCGGTCTCAAGGGCCAGCTGATGCTGGACGCCGACGGCAACCAGGTCGAGGGCTACCAGGTGCACCTGGGCGGCTCCCTCGGCTTCGACGCCGCCTTCGGCCGCAAGGTCCGCGGCCTCAAGGTCACCTCCGCCGAACTCCCCGACTACGTCGAGCGGGTGCTGCGCCGCTTCGAGAAGCAGCGCGAGGACGGCGAGCGGTTCGCCACCTGGGCGGCACGCGCCTCCGCGGAGGACCTGTCATGAGCGACCGCGCAGCGCCGTTCCACTGCCCGTACTGCGGGGACGAGGACCTGCGGCCCTCCGAGGAGGGCCACGGCGCCTGGGAGTGCGGGTCCTGCGCCCGCGCCTTCCGGCTCTCCTTCCTCGGGCTGCTCTCCGGCCCGCGCACCGGCCACCACGAAGGGGGAACCACCGCATGACCACCGCACCCTCACCCCGCCACACCACCGCCGAACTCCGCGCCCTCGCCGAGAAGGGCGCCGCCGAGTTCGGCGACGCCGGCCCCGAGGAGGTCCTGCGCTGGGCCGCGGACACCTTCGGCAGCCGCTTCTGCGTCACCTCCTCGATGGAGGACGCGGTCGTCGCCCACCTGGCGTCCCGCGTCCAGCCGGGCGTGGACGTGGTGTTCCTCGACACCGGCTACCACTTCCCCGAGACCATCGGCACCCGCGACGCCGTGGCCGCCGTCATGGACGTCAACGTGATCAGCGTGACGCCGCGGCAGACCGTCGCCGAGCAGGACGCCGAGTACGGGCCGAAGCTGCACGACCGCGACCCCGACCTGTGCTGCGCCCTGCGCAAGGTGGCCCCCCTCGAAGAAGGACTGTCGGGCTACGACGCCTGGGCGACCGGGCTGCGCCGCGACAACGGCCCCACCCGGGCCGCCACCCCGGTCGTCGACTGGGACGCCAAGCGCCAGAAGGTCAAGATCTCGCCGATCGCCACCTGGACGCAGGACGACCTGGACGCCTACGTCGCCGAGCACGGCGTGCTCACCAACCCGCTGCTGACGGACGGCTACCCCTCGATCGGCTGCGCCCCCTGCACCCGGCGCGTCAAGCCGGGCGAGGACGTCCGGGCCGGCCGCTGGGCGGGCCGCGGCAAGACCGAGTGCGGACTGCACACCTGATGAGCGATCGCCCGGCTGGGGCCGCAGACCGAGAAGGACCCGGGGTGAACCGGGGAGACGGGCGCCGAGGAGGAGGGCCGATCATGACCACCACGACCGAGGCGGACGGGACCGCGGGGCCGGACGGACGGACCGCACCCGCCGCGAGCACGGACGCCGCGGAGGGCACGGACGCCGCGGCAGGCACGGAGGGCACGGACACCGCCGGACCCGGCGGCAGCCCGTACGCCCTGTCGCACCTGGACGCGCTGGAGTCCGAGGCCGTGCACATCTTCCGCGAGGTGGCGGGCGAGTTCGAGCGGCCGGTGATCCTCTTCTCCGGCGGCAAGGACTCCATCGTCATGCTCCACCTGGCGCTGAAGGCCTTCGCCCCCGCCGCCGTCCCGTTCTCCCTGCTCCATGTCGACACCGGGCACAACTTCCCCGAGGTGCTGGACTTCCGCGACCGCACCGTCGCCGAGCACGGCCTGCGCCTCCATGTGGCCTCCGTCCAGGAGTTCATCGACGCGGGCAAGCTCCGCGAGCGCCCGGACGGCACCCGCAACCCGCTGCAGACCGTCCCGCTGCTGGACGCCATCGAACGGAACCGCTTCGACGCCGTCTTCGGCGGCGGCCGGCGCGACGAGGAGAAGGCCCGCGCCAAGGAGCGCGTGTTCTCCCTGCGCGACGAGTTCGGCGGCTGGAACCCGCGCCGCCAGCGCCCCGAGCTGTGGCAGCTCTACAACGGCCGCCACTCCCCCGGCGAGCACGTCCGCGTCTTCCCGCTCTCCAACTGGACCGAGCTGGACGTGTGGCAGTACATCGCCCGGGAGAAGATCGAACTCCCCGCCATCTACTACGCCCACGAGCGGGAGGTCTTCGCCCGCAACGGCATGTGGCTCGCGCCCGGCGAGTGGGGCGGGCCGAAGGACGGCGAGCGGACCGAGACCCGCAGGGTGCGCTACCGCACGGTCGGCGACATGTCCTGCACCGGGGCCGTGGACTCCGGCGCCGACACCATCGAGGCCGTCATCACCGAGATCGCCGCCTCCCGGCTCACCGAGCGGGGCGCCACCCGCGCCGACGACAAGCTGTCCGAGGCCGCCATGGAGGACCGCAAGCGCGAGGGGTACTTCTAACCATGAGCAGCACCGACACACCCGCCGCCGCGGCCGCGGCGGCCGCCGCCGAGAGCCTGACCGCCGCCGGCGAGTCCGCCACGCTGCTGCGGTTCGCCACCGCCGGCAGCGTCGACGACGGCAAGTCCACCCTGGTGGGCCGGCTCCTGCACGACTCCAAGTCCGTCCTGGCCGACCAGCTGGAGGCCGTCGAGCACGCCTCCCGCAGCCGCGGCCAGGAAGCCCCGGACCTCGCGCTGCTCACGGACGGGCTGCGGGCGGAGCGCGAGCAGGGCATCACCATCGACGTGGCCTACCGGTACTTCGCCACCCCGCGCCGCCGGTTCATCCTCGCCGACACCCCCGGCCATGTGCAGTACACCCGGAACATGGTCACCGGGGCGTCGACGGCCGAGCTGGCCGTCGTCCTCGTCGACGCCCGCAACGGCGTCGTGGAGCAGACCCGCCGGCACGCCGCCGTCGCCGCGCTGCTCCGGGTGCCGCACGTCGTCCTCGCCGTCAACAAGATGGACCTCGTCGGCTACGAGGAGTCCGTCTTCGCCCGGATCGCCGGGGAGTTCACGGCCTACGCGGCCGCGCTCGGCGTCCCGGAGATCACCGCCATCCCGATCTCCGCGCTGGCCGGGGACAACGTGGTCACCCCGTCCGCCACCATGGACTGGTACGGCGGCCCGACCGTCCTGGAGCACCTGGAGACGGTGCCGGTCACCGACGACCCGTCCGGTGACCCGGTGCGCTTCCCCGTCCAGTACGTCATCCGCCCGCAGACCCCCGAGCACCCCGACTACCGGGGCTACGCGGGCCAGCTGGCCTCCGGGGTGCTGCGGGTGGGAGACCCGGTGACCGTACTGCCGTCCGGCCGCACCAGCACCGTCACGGCCATCGACGCCCTCGGGGAGAACGTGGACGCGGCCTGGTCGCCGCAGTCCGTCACCGTCCTCCTCGACGACGACCTCGACATCTCGCGCGGCGACATCATCGTCACCACCGCCACCGCCCCGGCCGTCACGCAGGACGTCGAGGCGACCGTCTGCCATCTGCACGACCGGCCGCTGGCCGTCGGCGACCGGGTGCTGCTCAAGCACACCACCCGCACGGTCAAGGCGATCGTCAAGGACATCCCGTCCCGGCTGGCGCTCAGCGAGCCCGACGAACACGGCGGTCTCGCGCGCCACCCGGCGCCGGGCGAGCTGGCGGCCAACGACATCGGCCGGATCGTGCTGCGCACCTCCGAGCCGCTCGCCCTCGACGCCTACGCCGACTCGCGCCGCACCGGATCGTTCCTGCTGATCGACCCGGCGGACGGCACGACGCTCACGGCGGGCATGGCGGGCGACGCGTTCACCGAGTCCGCGAACGGCACCGCGCGGGCCGCGGACGGCGCGGCCGACGACGGCTGGGACTTCTGACCGTGACCACCACGGCCCGTCCCGCCACCGAGAGCTGGTCGACCTTCGCCAAGGAGGGCGGCCGGGTCGGCAGCGGCGCCCTCGGCAGCGGCGAGGGCGGCGTCGGGCGATGTGCCCGCGGCTGAGCGGCTGACCCCGCGCCCCGCACTCGCACCGTCCCGAAACCGCCGCCCCGCCGGGCGCGCCGCCACCCCGCGCCGAGCCCGGCCGCCCTCCGAGAGGACACCCCTCCCGTGTCTGCCGACCACCCCGCCCCGCTCCGGGGGCCGCGCCGCACCCGCCGGGGGCACCGCCCCCGGCACCGGTACGCCACCGCGGCCGTCGCCGCCGCGCTCGCCGCGCTGCTGGCCGTCGCGCTCGGCGCCTGCGGCTACGGCTCCCGGGCCGAGACCGGCGGCGTCGCCAAGGTGCAGCCGCGCGGTGAACGCACGGGCGGGCTGGACGAGGTACGGCTGGGCTACTTCGCCAACGTCACCCACGCCACCGCGCTCGTCGGCGACCGGGAGGGCTTCTTCCAGAAGGAGCTGGGCGGGACCAAGGTGACCGCGCAGGTGTTCGGCGCCGGCCCGTCCGCCGTCGAGGCGCTCAACGCGGGTTCCGTGGACATCGCCTGGCTCGGCCCCTCCCCCGCCGTCAACGGCTACACCAGGGCCGGCGGCCGGAACCTCCGGATCATCTCCGGCTCGGCCTCCGGCGGGGTCTCCCTCGTCGCGCACCCCGACCGGGTGAGCGGCCCGGACGACCTGCGCGGCAAGCGGATCGCCACACCGCAGCTCGGCAACACCCAGGACGTGGCGCTGCTCCACTACCTCGCGGAGAAGGGCCTGCGGGTCGATCCGGACAGCGGCGAGGGCGAGGCGACCGTGCTGCGCATCGACAACAAGGAGACCCCGGCCTTCTTCCGGCGCGGGGACATCGACGCCGCCTGGGTGCCGGAGCCCACCGCCTCACAGCTCACCGCCCAGGGCGGCAGGGTCCTGCTGGACGAGCGGGACCTGTGGGAGGACGGCCGGCACGTCATCACCACCATGGTCGTCTCGCAGCGGTTCCTCGCCCGGCACCCGGAGGCGGTGGAGGCCGTGCTGCGCGGCTCCGTCAAGGCCAACGCCTGGATCAAGAGCCACCCCGAGGAGGCCAGGGCCTCGCTCAACACCGCGCTGGAGCGGCAGGGCGGCAAGGCCCTGCCGCCCGAGGTGCTCGACCCCGCGTTCGAGCACATCGAGGTGCTCGACGACCCGCTCGCCGCCACCCTCGCCCGCCAGGCCGAACACGCCGAGCGGGCCGGGCTGCTGGAGAACCCCGACCTGCGCGGCATCTACGACCTGAGGCTCCTCAACAAGGTGCTGGCGGAGCGCGGCGCGCGGCAGGTCTCCGCCGCCGGCCTGGGTTCCGGCTGACCGGCACCACCCGCACCCGCATGGCCCGCACCGGCACCGCCCGCCGCAGCACCGTCCACCGCAGCGCCGAACCCGTCCCTCCGGAGGTGACACCGATGGCCACCACGCTCCTCGCGCCGCACACCGAGGCCCCGGCCGACCACGCCGTACGGCTCGATCACGTGTCCAAGTCGTTCGGCCGCGGCGGCGGCCGCCAGCTCGTCCTGGACGACATCAGCCTCGACGTGGCGAACGGCGAGTTCGTCTGTCTGCTGGGCGCGTCGGGCTGTGGGAAGTCCACGCTGCTCAACCTGGTGGCGGGGCTCGACCGGCCCACCTCCGGGGAGATCGGCGTCCCCCACGGCCGGCCCGCCCTGATGTTCCAGGAGCACGCCCTGTTCCCGTGGCTCACCGCGGGACGCAACATCGAACTGGCCCTGCGCATGCGGGGCGTGCCCAAAGCGGACCGGCGCCCGGAGGCCGAGCGGCTGCTGGAGCTGGTCCGGCTGAAGGGCGCGTACGGCAAGCGGGTGCACGAACTGTCCGGCGGGATGCGGCAGCGGGTGGCGCTGGCCCGGGCCCTGGCCCAGGACAGCAATCTGCTGCTGATGGACGAGCCGTTCGCGGCCCTCGACGCCATCACGCGCGACGTGCTGCACGAGGAGCTGACCCGGATCTGGACCGAGACGAACCTCTCCGTCCTCTTCGTCACCCACAACGTGCGCGAGGCGGTCCGGCTCGCCCAGCGCGTGGTGCTGCTGTCCTCCCGCCCCGGCCGGATCGCCCGGGAGTGGCGGGTGGACATCCCGCAGCCGCGCCGGATCGAGGACGCGGCCGTGGCCCGGCTCTCCGTGGAGATCACCGAACAACTGCGGGGGGAGATCCGCCGGCATGGCCAGCACTGACACCCGGGGCGGCGCGGACGGCACGGGCGGCGCCTCCCCGTCGTCCTCCGCGGCCGCCTCCGCGAACGGCTCGCCGAACGGTTCGCCCAGCGACCTGGAGGGGCTGGAGGCCGGTCTCGACGCCCTGGAGACGCACACCGCGTCCCGGGTGCCGTTCGGCCGGCTCCTGCTCGACAAGGTGCTGCCGCCGGTCGTCGCCGTCGTCATCGTGCTGGCGCTGTGGCAGCTCGCGTACGTCCTGGAGATCAAGCCGCACTACCAGCTGCCCGGGCCGCTGGACGTCTGGAACGCCCTGGCCGACGAGTGGTACAAGGGCACGATCCTCGGCGTGGTCTGGAACAGCGTCTCCCGGGGCGCGCTGGGCTTCGCCGCCTCGCTCGCCATCGGCACCCCGCTGGGCCTGATCGTGGCCCGGGTGAAGCCGGTGCGGGCGGCGATCGGGCCGATCCTGTCCGGGCTGCAGTCGCTGCCGTCGGTCGCCTGGGTGCCCGCGGCCATCATCTGGTTCGGCCTCTCGGACGCGACGATCTACACGGTGGTGCTGCTGGGCGCCGTACCGTCGATCGCGAACGGCCTGGTCGCGGGCGTGGACCGGATCCCGCCGCTGTATCTGCGCGCCGGCCAGGTCATCGGCGCCACCGGGCTCAGGGGCGTACGGCATGTGCTGCTGCCCGCCGCGATGCCCGGCTACATCTCCGGCCTCAAGCAGGGCTGGGCGTTCTCCTGGCGTGCGCTGATGGCCGCCGAACTGATCGCCAAGTCACCGGAGCTGGGCGTCGGCCTGGGACAGCTCCTGGAAACGGGCCGGGTCTACCAGGACATGCCGCTGGTGCTCGGCGCCATCACCCTCATCCTCGTCGTCGGCATCGGCATCGAACTGCTCGTCTTCGCGCCCGTCGAACGCCGCGTGCTGCGCAGCCGCGGCCTGATCGCCGGCGCCCGCTGAACGGACACCCGCCACCATGACCCCACAGCCCCTCTCGCACGGCACCTCCGCCGCCCCCACCCTGGTGATCACCGCCCACGGCAGCCGCGACCCGCGCCACGCCGCGACCGTCACCGCGCTCGCCGAGCGCGTCCGCTCCCTGCGGCCGGGCCTGCGCGTCGAGACGGGCTACCTGGACTTCTGCGCCCCGAGCGTGCCGCGGCTGCTGGACCGGCTGGCCGCGGAGGGCGTCCGCGAGGTCATCGCCCTCCCGCTGCTGCTGACCCGGGCCTTCCACGCCAAGTCCGACATCCCCGGGGTGCTCGGCGAGGCCCGCGCGCGGCTGCCCCGCCTCACGATCACCCAGGCGGACGTCCTCGGCCCGTCCCCGCTCCTCCTCGACACCCTCGAACAGCGCCTGTACGAAGCCGGACTGGCCCCGGACGACCGCGCGTCGACCGGAATCGTCCTGGCCTCGGCGGGCTCCTCCGACCCGGAGGCGATCGCAGTGATCGCAGCAATCGCGCGGGAGTGGCGGCGCACCGGTTGGTGCGCCGTGCGGCCTGCGTTCGCCTCCGCTCAGCTCCCCCGCACGGCGGACGCCGTCCGCGCCCTGCGCGCGGACGGGGCCCGCCGGGTGGCGGTGGCCCCGTACGTCATCGCCCCGGGCCGTCTCCCGGACCGCATCGCGGCGGGCGCGCGGGAGGCGGGCGCGGACGTCCTGGCCGGCGTCCTCGGCCCGGACGAGCGGCTGGCGCGCCTGCTCCTGACCCGCTACGACGAGTCCCGCGCGGCCCGCCCGGCCCTCAGGGCGTTGAGCGCCTGACGGCGCTGCTCTTCGGGGTGGCTCGCCGCCTCCGCGCTACTCGCTCAGCAGCGCCGCGAGGCGGACGGCGGTCTTCTCGCCCGCCCGTTGCTTGATCAGACCTTCCTTGGCAGCGGCACGAAGCCTGACCGCCGAGGTGTGCTCCCCGCCTCGTGTCACCAGCGCCGTAACCACGACGGGATTCATCCCACCGATACCAGCGCCGGCGACGACCCGGATCGTCCTCCGGTCCCCGCCGGGCTCGACGTGCACGGGCTCAACGGCCTGCCCGGCTCCCCCGAGCACGTCGGCGACACGCTTGACGGCGTCGTCGAACGGCAGGGGGATGACCAGGTCGATCTCGTGGACGTTCTTCTTCAACCGCTTGGCCACACGCCCGGTCAGGCGGCCGCTGGCCCCGACCACCGTGCCCAGTGC from the Streptomyces xinghaiensis S187 genome contains:
- a CDS encoding nitrite/sulfite reductase, with amino-acid sequence MAATSERASTATTRRKAGRHRGEGQWGVGHHTPLNGNEQFKKDDDGLNVRTRIETIYAKAGFDSIDPTDLRGRMRWWGLYTQRRPGIDGGKTAVLEPEELEDKYFMLRVRVDGGRLTTAQLRAIGEVSESYARGTADITDRQNVQLHWVRIEDVPAIWEKLEAVGLSTTEACGDCPRVIIGSPVAGIAADEIIDGTPAVEEIHRRYIGSKEFSNLPRKFKTAVSGSPVQDVVHEINDIAFVGVDHPEHGPGFDLWVGGGLSTNPKLAQRLGAWVPLDEVPDVWAGVTGIFRDYGYRRLRNRARLKFLVADWGTEKFRQVLEDEYLKRKLTDGPAPPEPSTQWRDHVGVHRQHDGRYYVGFAPRVGRVDGATLTRLADLAAAHGSDRLNTTVEQKMIILDVEKDRIDSLVSGLEELGFQVSPSPFRRGVIACTGIEFCKLAIVETKARGISLIEELEARMPDFEEPVTININGCPNACARIQTADIGLKGQLMLDADGNQVEGYQVHLGGSLGFDAAFGRKVRGLKVTSAELPDYVERVLRRFEKQREDGERFATWAARASAEDLS
- a CDS encoding phosphoadenylyl-sulfate reductase — protein: MTTAPSPRHTTAELRALAEKGAAEFGDAGPEEVLRWAADTFGSRFCVTSSMEDAVVAHLASRVQPGVDVVFLDTGYHFPETIGTRDAVAAVMDVNVISVTPRQTVAEQDAEYGPKLHDRDPDLCCALRKVAPLEEGLSGYDAWATGLRRDNGPTRAATPVVDWDAKRQKVKISPIATWTQDDLDAYVAEHGVLTNPLLTDGYPSIGCAPCTRRVKPGEDVRAGRWAGRGKTECGLHT
- the cysD gene encoding sulfate adenylyltransferase subunit CysD → MTTTTEADGTAGPDGRTAPAASTDAAEGTDAAAGTEGTDTAGPGGSPYALSHLDALESEAVHIFREVAGEFERPVILFSGGKDSIVMLHLALKAFAPAAVPFSLLHVDTGHNFPEVLDFRDRTVAEHGLRLHVASVQEFIDAGKLRERPDGTRNPLQTVPLLDAIERNRFDAVFGGGRRDEEKARAKERVFSLRDEFGGWNPRRQRPELWQLYNGRHSPGEHVRVFPLSNWTELDVWQYIAREKIELPAIYYAHEREVFARNGMWLAPGEWGGPKDGERTETRRVRYRTVGDMSCTGAVDSGADTIEAVITEIAASRLTERGATRADDKLSEAAMEDRKREGYF
- a CDS encoding sulfate adenylyltransferase subunit 1; translation: MSSTDTPAAAAAAAAAESLTAAGESATLLRFATAGSVDDGKSTLVGRLLHDSKSVLADQLEAVEHASRSRGQEAPDLALLTDGLRAEREQGITIDVAYRYFATPRRRFILADTPGHVQYTRNMVTGASTAELAVVLVDARNGVVEQTRRHAAVAALLRVPHVVLAVNKMDLVGYEESVFARIAGEFTAYAAALGVPEITAIPISALAGDNVVTPSATMDWYGGPTVLEHLETVPVTDDPSGDPVRFPVQYVIRPQTPEHPDYRGYAGQLASGVLRVGDPVTVLPSGRTSTVTAIDALGENVDAAWSPQSVTVLLDDDLDISRGDIIVTTATAPAVTQDVEATVCHLHDRPLAVGDRVLLKHTTRTVKAIVKDIPSRLALSEPDEHGGLARHPAPGELAANDIGRIVLRTSEPLALDAYADSRRTGSFLLIDPADGTTLTAGMAGDAFTESANGTARAADGAADDGWDF
- a CDS encoding ABC transporter substrate-binding protein; translated protein: MSADHPAPLRGPRRTRRGHRPRHRYATAAVAAALAALLAVALGACGYGSRAETGGVAKVQPRGERTGGLDEVRLGYFANVTHATALVGDREGFFQKELGGTKVTAQVFGAGPSAVEALNAGSVDIAWLGPSPAVNGYTRAGGRNLRIISGSASGGVSLVAHPDRVSGPDDLRGKRIATPQLGNTQDVALLHYLAEKGLRVDPDSGEGEATVLRIDNKETPAFFRRGDIDAAWVPEPTASQLTAQGGRVLLDERDLWEDGRHVITTMVVSQRFLARHPEAVEAVLRGSVKANAWIKSHPEEARASLNTALERQGGKALPPEVLDPAFEHIEVLDDPLAATLARQAEHAERAGLLENPDLRGIYDLRLLNKVLAERGARQVSAAGLGSG
- a CDS encoding ABC transporter ATP-binding protein, which translates into the protein MATTLLAPHTEAPADHAVRLDHVSKSFGRGGGRQLVLDDISLDVANGEFVCLLGASGCGKSTLLNLVAGLDRPTSGEIGVPHGRPALMFQEHALFPWLTAGRNIELALRMRGVPKADRRPEAERLLELVRLKGAYGKRVHELSGGMRQRVALARALAQDSNLLLMDEPFAALDAITRDVLHEELTRIWTETNLSVLFVTHNVREAVRLAQRVVLLSSRPGRIAREWRVDIPQPRRIEDAAVARLSVEITEQLRGEIRRHGQH
- a CDS encoding ABC transporter permease; protein product: MASTDTRGGADGTGGASPSSSAAASANGSPNGSPSDLEGLEAGLDALETHTASRVPFGRLLLDKVLPPVVAVVIVLALWQLAYVLEIKPHYQLPGPLDVWNALADEWYKGTILGVVWNSVSRGALGFAASLAIGTPLGLIVARVKPVRAAIGPILSGLQSLPSVAWVPAAIIWFGLSDATIYTVVLLGAVPSIANGLVAGVDRIPPLYLRAGQVIGATGLRGVRHVLLPAAMPGYISGLKQGWAFSWRALMAAELIAKSPELGVGLGQLLETGRVYQDMPLVLGAITLILVVGIGIELLVFAPVERRVLRSRGLIAGAR
- a CDS encoding sirohydrochlorin chelatase, producing the protein MTPQPLSHGTSAAPTLVITAHGSRDPRHAATVTALAERVRSLRPGLRVETGYLDFCAPSVPRLLDRLAAEGVREVIALPLLLTRAFHAKSDIPGVLGEARARLPRLTITQADVLGPSPLLLDTLEQRLYEAGLAPDDRASTGIVLASAGSSDPEAIAVIAAIAREWRRTGWCAVRPAFASAQLPRTADAVRALRADGARRVAVAPYVIAPGRLPDRIAAGAREAGADVLAGVLGPDERLARLLLTRYDESRAARPALRALSA